Proteins encoded in a region of the Cytobacillus pseudoceanisediminis genome:
- the plsY gene encoding glycerol-3-phosphate 1-O-acyltransferase PlsY yields the protein MTFLIYLAAYLIGSIPTALLIGKYAFGIDIRDHGSNNPGATNTLRVLGKKAAIVVLLVDVGKGAAAAALPVILNAETDPLMAGMVAVAGHCFPIFAGFRGGKAIATTAGVLLLANIWMFLIAYICFVAVIYRTKYVFFGSLSVGASLLIYSLFTEGTEHELIFSIFLLFLIFLHRSNIKNFIDKNEPKINDKRLKNDRIPPRDQKKRA from the coding sequence ATGACATTTCTTATTTACTTGGCAGCGTACCTGATAGGATCAATTCCTACAGCCTTATTGATCGGCAAATATGCCTTTGGGATCGACATCCGTGATCATGGCAGCAATAATCCTGGTGCGACTAACACACTAAGGGTACTGGGCAAAAAAGCAGCTATCGTGGTTCTGCTGGTGGATGTGGGCAAGGGAGCAGCAGCTGCAGCATTGCCTGTCATCCTGAACGCTGAGACCGATCCGTTAATGGCTGGGATGGTTGCAGTAGCAGGCCACTGCTTTCCGATCTTTGCAGGATTCCGCGGAGGAAAAGCCATTGCAACCACGGCAGGTGTATTGCTTTTAGCAAATATATGGATGTTTTTGATCGCCTACATTTGTTTTGTCGCAGTCATTTACAGAACGAAGTATGTATTTTTTGGCTCTTTATCGGTGGGTGCATCTTTACTTATCTATTCCTTATTTACCGAAGGCACTGAACATGAACTTATCTTTTCTATTTTCCTATTATTTTTGATTTTCCTTCACCGTTCGAATATTAAAAACTTCATTGATAAAAATGAGCCTAAAATCAATGATAAGCGCCTGAAAAATGACCGCATCCCTCCAAGAGACCAAAAAAAACGAGCCTAA